The Arachis ipaensis cultivar K30076 chromosome B07, Araip1.1, whole genome shotgun sequence genome includes a window with the following:
- the LOC107609673 gene encoding bet1-like SNARE 1-1, producing the protein MGGLQDRVSLLKRISSDIHEEVDNHNRMLDRMGNDMDSSRGVLSGTMDKFKMAREFLSKWGDLSQTQIFAKIEMLRA; encoded by the exons ATGGGTGGATTGCAAGATAGAGTCAGTTTGTTGAAAAGA ATCTCAAGTGATATACACGAGGAGGTGGATAATCATAACCGAATGCTGGACCGCATG GGGAATGACATGGATTCTTCAAGAGGAGTTCTTTCAGGAACTATGGACAAATTCAAAATG GCCCGTGAATTCCTTTCCAAATGGGGTGATCTCAGCCAGACCCAAATTTTTGCTAAGATTGAAATGTTGAG GGCCTGA